Below is a window of Candidatus Trichorickettsia mobilis DNA.
GATGAATCTAGTTTTATATTTATGCATATGTTACTTGTTCCTAATTTTTAGACTTTTCCTCTTCTTTCAATTTCCCACTCCAGTAGAATACCGGTTTTTGTTAATACCGTCTTTCGTACAAATTCACCAAGTGCTTCTAAATCTTGTGCTGAAGCATTTCCATGATTGATCATGAAATTACAATGCAAAGTAGATATTCCGGCATCTCCTATTCTATAACCACGTAGTCCTGACTGATCAATTAATTCCCAGGCTTTATGAGGAGCTGGATTGATAAAAGTACTGCCGCTAGTACGTTCTTTTATTGGTTGAGTGGCTGTTCTTTTAGCATTAATTTCTGCCATTTTCGCAGTGATTTTATCTTTATTACCGAGAGGAGCACGAAAGACAGCCTTGGTAATAATTAAATCCTTAGGTAAATTACTACGCCGATAAGTGAAATTAATATCTTGATGGTTAAGCATTATTACTTCTCCTTTATGAGTTATTGCCTCAATATTAAGGAGAATATCTTTAAATTCTGCGCCATAAGCTCCAGCATTCATTATCACGCCACCACCAATAGTGCCTGGTATGCCAATTAAAAATTCAAAGCCAGTAATAGCGTTTGCTTGACAAAATTTTGCTAGATTAAAATTTAAGCAGCCACCACCTGCGGTCAGATTATAGCCATCAAATTCTATATTGGAAAAATTGCCACCAAGTTTAATTACTACCCCATCTATGCCACCATCTCTAATGATAATATTAGAACCTGCGCCTATTACAGTAATTGGTAACCTATTTTGATTTGGTGCCAGAAACTCTATTAAATCATCTCTATCAAAAGGTTTGAAAAATAATTCCGCAGAGCCGCCTACTTTAAACCAGGTCAAATGTTTTAAATTATAATTGGTTTTGTAAGTACCTTTGACTTTTTGCAGAGACATACATAATTTTGAAAGAAATGATTATAGTTTTTTAATTACTAAACTTGCATTAGTACCGCCAAAACCAAAAGAGTTTGATAATACATAATTAATTTTTCTAGGTTTAGCAACAATCGGAACTAAATCTATTGGAGTTGTTATTGGATTATGTAAGTTTAGGGTAGGTGGAGCTACTTGATCTCGCATACTGAGAATTGAAAATATTAATTCTACACTACCAGCAGCGCCTAATAGATGACCGGTTGCTGACTTAGTAGACGACATTAATATCTTGTTGCTATAATTTGCAAATAATCTTTCTACAGCAGCAAGCTCAATAGCGTCTCCAGGAGGTGTTGAAGTACCATGAGCATTGATATAATCAATATCTGCTGTAGTGATTTTTGCATCGCTTAAAGCGTTACTCATTGCGCGATAAGCTCCTCTTCCTTCGGGATGGGGGGAGGTGATGTGATAGGCATCTCCAGTTAACCCATAACCAATTATCTCAGCATAAATTTTTGCACCGCGAGCTTTTGCATGAGCATATTCTTCTAGTACTACCACTCCAGCTCCTTCGCCCATAATAAAGCCGTCTCGTTCCTGATCCCAGGGTCTGGAAGCTATTTCTGGAGTGTCATTATATCTAGTAGACAATGCTTTGGCTGCAGCAAAGCCAGCTAGGCCAATTGGAGTAATAGGAGCTTCTGCACCACCAGCAACCATAACATCCGCATCACCATATTTAATGATACGAGATGCATCACCTATGGCATTGGCTCCAGTGGAGCATGCAGTAACTACTGCATGATTTGGTCCGGTGAAACCATATTTGATAGCAACATGACCAGATAATAAATTGATTAAAGAAGCGGGAATAAAGTAAGGGCTTACTTTTTTATTGGATGATTGATGAAAAGCGATAGCAGTTTCCTCAATCATTTTGAGACCACCAATGCCAGAGCCTAAAATAAGACCGGTTCGATCACGGGACATTTCATCTTCAGGTTTCCAGCCGCTATCTTCAACTGCTTGTACAGCTGCATCGATACCATATTGGATAAACACATCCATTTTACGTACATCACGTGCTGAAATCACTCGTTCCGGATTAAAGCCATTTGAAGAGTTGTCATCAACTAAGCCAGCTATTTTGCATGAGGAATAAGAAGTGTCAAATTTTGTAATTTTTTTTACACCACTTTTTCCTTGTAGAATAGCTGACCAGGAAGTGTCCACATTAATACCCAGTGGAGTTACAAGGCCAATTCCGGTGATAACAACTCTTCGTTCTGACATATCAAATATCTTTAAATAATATAATTTCGAAAGTAATTTTATTTTTTAAATTATTTAAGTATATTATTTATTTAAAATGTTAATCAACTTAATTACTAACTATTTATTTTTTGTTTTACATAACCAACAGCATCTGCAATTGTGGCGATTTTACCAGCTTCTTCGTCCGGTATATCACAATTAAATGCTGCTTCTATTGCCATCATCAATTCTACTTGATCTAAACTATCTGCACTTAAATCATCAACAAAATGAGACTCGGATGTAATCTTACTTATATCTATTTTTAGTGTTTCAGCTGCAATTTTGATAATTTTTTGTTCGATGTCATGGTCATTCATAATAAACCTCATAATCGTTTATATTACTCTTTCTTTATAAACTATTCTAAAATTCTATTTTTGCTGGATCATAAATAAGCACTAATTCGTAAATCAGCTTAGGATATTATTTTTAATCTAACAAAATATTATCTCAGAATTTCTTTACCTAGGAGCACAATAATTCAGAACTTTTAGCATAAAAAAACGTTTTGTGCTAGAGAAAATAAATAATTTAAATAATTATACCATTATCATCCCTCCATTTACGTGAATGGTTTGTCCAGTAATGTACCTCGATTCTTTGCTAGCAAGAAAAGCAACAGCATTAGCTACGTCATCAGCTGTACCTAATGTCTTTAAAGGTATTTTTTGCATAATAGCATCTTTTTGTGTGTCATTTAGTTTATCGGTCATGCTCGATTTTATAAATCCTGGAGCCACAGCATTTACTGTAATTCCGCGAGTAGACACTTCAAGAGCTAGAGCTTTAGTCATGCCAATCAAACCAGCTTTTGAAGCGCAGTAATTTACTTGACCAGGATTGCCAGTAACTGCTACAACAGACGCAATATTAACGATGCGTCCATAACGAGCTTTGATCATCTTTTTAATAGCTTCTCTATTTAAAATAAAACTTGCTTTTAAATTAAGGTCAATAACAGCATCGAACATCTCATTAGTCATTTTAATTGCTAACGTATCCTGAGTAATGCCAGCATTACATACTAATATATCCAGCTGCTCTATGTCATGTAGTAAATTGTTACATTCGTCGACATCTGCTAGGTTACAAGCTTTTATAGTATAGCGATCTTTTAAGCTATCACCGAGCGTGGTCAGTTTTGTCATATTGCTGCCACTGATAATTACATGCCCTCCTAATTGATGTATTGTCGTCGCAATAGCTCCACCTATACTACCACTAGCTCCGGTAACTAAAGCTACTTGACCGGTTAAATCAATCATATTCTGTTCTCTCCATATCATGATTATTGGTAGTTATGTTGATATCGGTGAGATTAGTGGATTTCTGACGAATCTTTTGTTCAATCTCATTAAATATCGTCTGATGTTCCTTAAAGTACTGTTTGACATTTTCACGTCCTTGACCGATTCTAATGTTATTATAAGAAAACCAAGCTCCAGACTTTTCAATTAATTCCAGTTTTACTCCAATATCAATGATTTCTCCTTCTTTGGAGATACCAGATCCATACATAATGTCAAAATCAACGGATTTAAATGGTGGAGCTACTTTGTTTTTCACAACTTTAACTCGTGTTTGGCTGCCTATTACTTCCTCTTTGTCTTTAATAGATCCAGTTCTACGAATGTCTAGTCGAACTGACGCATAAAATTTGAGGGCATTGCCGCCAGTGGTAGTTTCGGGACTACCGAACATTACTCCTATCTTCATTCTAATTTGGTTAATGAAGATGATAATGCAATTAGTTTTTGATATTGAAGCAGTGAGTTTACGTAGAGCCTGACTCATAAGCCTTGCTTGCAGCCCCATATGTGAATCACCCATTTCACCTTCAATCTCTGCTTTTGGTACTAGAGCAGCAACGCTATCTATTACCAGCATATCGATTGCACCTGATCGCACTAAAGTATCAGCTATTTCTAAAGCTTGCTCTCCAGTGTCAGGCTGAGAAATAATGAGTTCATCAATATTAACTCCAAGTTTTTTTGCATAAGCTGGGTCTAGAGCATGTTCTGCATCAATAAAAGCGCAGCTTCCGCCTTTTTTTTGTGCTTCTGCAATAGCGTGTAATGTTAGAGTAGTTTTTCCAGAGCTTTCTGGGCCAAATATTTCGATAATTCTACCTTTTGGTAATCCGCCAATACCAAGCGCAAGATCAAGACCAAGAGAGCCGGTAGATACAGCTTCAATATCTACGGCTGGTCGTTGTCCCAGCTTCATCACTGAGCCTTTTCCATAGTTCTTTTCTATTTGTCCAAGTGCTATCGCTAAAGCTTTGTCTTTATCCATTCTTTATTAATCTCCAAATTTGGATATTTTAAATTTTAATAGGCTTGTTTTATATATTTTGCCTGCAAAACGACAAAAATTTTTTTGAAATAAATGAATTATTCCTGCAAAATCTTTGTCATTTTTCGAGAGTGTTTAATGAACTGTATCAATTAAGTTAAAATACATCTGAGCTGAGGTTACGTTGTAGCTGTAGCAATCCAGAAAAGCTTACTAACTTTTTATTAAACTAGATTGCTTCAGGCAAAGCCCTCAAGCAAGATAATTTGACGCAGTTCAGCGAACACTATCTATTTTTCGGTTAAAATCTCTATAAACAAGCTCCATAAAATTTCCGTGTGCAAGAACCTAGAACCTGATGATAAGCAGTGTGATTTTGCGTAATGTTCAACCTATGGTTAGAACATTGTTTGCTAAATCAGCTTTTGCAATATACTGGAGTTAAAAATAAAATCCAGTAAAAATATTAATTTTTGTATCTTTTAATATGGATTTAGCATTTTCTTGAGGGTTATACTTAATGATGCACATGTGCAGCTTTGAGTTTGCAGTTATAAAATTTGTTGAGTTATGCAAATCTCAGGCATGACAACAGCAATTTATAGAAAAAATGAATATATTAATTCAAGAGCGTTCTCTCAGTGCTAACCAGGTTTCTTTAATTTCTTGTAAAATTTCTTTAGATAATTGTATTTCTTCATCTTCTAATTCACTAAGTGATCTGATCATTTCTTCAAGATAAGATAATTTAATGGGAGAGATATCTTCTTCCGGATAATTATCTTCTAAAAATTCAGCAATTTCTTCGTTATCTATAAGCATCTTCTATAACCTAATTTCTTAATTAATTTAAGGTGAGCGTTCACGAGTTTTCAAGTTTGAACGTAGTATACCATATAAGGTATCATCACGAAGAGCCATTAAAGCCCAGTGATGATACGGAAATCAGCTTGAGTAAGGATAGGAGCGTACCTTAAAAAAACTGAATTGCTTTGATTTTTAACAAAATCTCAGCTCAGACGATTTTTCCTAAAAAATCATGAGTGCCCACAATTTAAGAGCACTAGTATTATTATTATTTATTGCTGTCTACCACTAAAAATTTTATTAGTGCCCATATAAGCTTTTGAAATTGCCAATGAGGTGAGATTATTATGCAACTAAACAATTTAGACAATAGCTTGTTTAATCTTAAAATTATCATAGTTTTTATATTAAAATATGTTATAATAGATATAGAAATATATAAAAACAAGGTTAATAAATGAAGGATAATATAGAAGAAGGTAATACGGATAATATTCTAACGCGACAAGTGCTAGAGCAGATGATTAACTTACCAAGTCTCTGGGATGAGACTATAAAAGATAAAAAATATTCTGTTCATGCGTTGATATCCTATGCAAGTGAATATGGGCTATTGAAAGAATTATTAACTCCAGCGATATTAAATAAAATGGTAGTTGATAATGTTCAAATCTTGAGACACATATTCTACCATGTTTTTTATAGCGCTGGTGCTCAAGCATTATTAAATCAGCTATTTGGTATAGAAGCTTTTCAGTCGATAATAACGCAACATTTAGTTGATGAAAGGATCATGCTGAATTTAAGAGTGATTATAGATCGTTATCCTGCGATTAGTAATAAACTTCCTAGAATTTTAGGGTCAGAAAATGTGTCATTCTTGAATGAGATGTTTTCTGCTTTAGCTAACAGTAATCAGGATCCTAGCATAGTTTTTAACTACTATAATTTTAACAATAAGACGTATAAAGAAGCATTTGAGTTAATGCTGCTTAAAAATAAGATTTCTAAGGACGCAAGAAGAGAATTATTAGAAGGAGCTTTGATGATACAGGATGGTACACCGTTTTCCTATATTGATGCTCCACCTCTTGCTTGTAGTACAAAGGATTTTAACCTCGCAACCCAAAAAGTGATACCCAATATTTATACAAAACTTAGAGTTGAAGATCATCAAATTTTAGCGAAGAATGTTAATTACATCTTCAATCTAGTCTATAAGTATGATCCATTTATTATCAATATTATTGAGAATGAATTGAGTAAATATCCAGTATATATAGGAACTGGTGAACATAACATACCACACGACCGTAGTACCTCAGATCCGGATGTGGATACAAATGGACTGGCTACTGGCTACTGTATTATTATCAGAAATGGTCATTGCTTGTTAGAGCCAGAAACTTCTAATAAGTTTATAGCAGTT
It encodes the following:
- the fabG gene encoding 3-oxoacyl-ACP reductase FabG encodes the protein MIDLTGQVALVTGASGSIGGAIATTIHQLGGHVIISGSNMTKLTTLGDSLKDRYTIKACNLADVDECNNLLHDIEQLDILVCNAGITQDTLAIKMTNEMFDAVIDLNLKASFILNREAIKKMIKARYGRIVNIASVVAVTGNPGQVNYCASKAGLIGMTKALALEVSTRGITVNAVAPGFIKSSMTDKLNDTQKDAIMQKIPLKTLGTADDVANAVAFLASKESRYITGQTIHVNGGMIMV
- the recA gene encoding recombinase RecA; translated protein: MDKDKALAIALGQIEKNYGKGSVMKLGQRPAVDIEAVSTGSLGLDLALGIGGLPKGRIIEIFGPESSGKTTLTLHAIAEAQKKGGSCAFIDAEHALDPAYAKKLGVNIDELIISQPDTGEQALEIADTLVRSGAIDMLVIDSVAALVPKAEIEGEMGDSHMGLQARLMSQALRKLTASISKTNCIIIFINQIRMKIGVMFGSPETTTGGNALKFYASVRLDIRRTGSIKDKEEVIGSQTRVKVVKNKVAPPFKSVDFDIMYGSGISKEGEIIDIGVKLELIEKSGAWFSYNNIRIGQGRENVKQYFKEHQTIFNEIEQKIRQKSTNLTDINITTNNHDMERTEYD
- the acpP gene encoding acyl carrier protein yields the protein MRFIMNDHDIEQKIIKIAAETLKIDISKITSESHFVDDLSADSLDQVELMMAIEAAFNCDIPDEEAGKIATIADAVGYVKQKINS
- the fabF gene encoding beta-ketoacyl-ACP synthase II, whose product is MSERRVVITGIGLVTPLGINVDTSWSAILQGKSGVKKITKFDTSYSSCKIAGLVDDNSSNGFNPERVISARDVRKMDVFIQYGIDAAVQAVEDSGWKPEDEMSRDRTGLILGSGIGGLKMIEETAIAFHQSSNKKVSPYFIPASLINLLSGHVAIKYGFTGPNHAVVTACSTGANAIGDASRIIKYGDADVMVAGGAEAPITPIGLAGFAAAKALSTRYNDTPEIASRPWDQERDGFIMGEGAGVVVLEEYAHAKARGAKIYAEIIGYGLTGDAYHITSPHPEGRGAYRAMSNALSDAKITTADIDYINAHGTSTPPGDAIELAAVERLFANYSNKILMSSTKSATGHLLGAAGSVELIFSILSMRDQVAPPTLNLHNPITTPIDLVPIVAKPRKINYVLSNSFGFGGTNASLVIKKL
- the murB gene encoding UDP-N-acetylmuramate dehydrogenase, whose translation is MSLQKVKGTYKTNYNLKHLTWFKVGGSAELFFKPFDRDDLIEFLAPNQNRLPITVIGAGSNIIIRDGGIDGVVIKLGGNFSNIEFDGYNLTAGGGCLNFNLAKFCQANAITGFEFLIGIPGTIGGGVIMNAGAYGAEFKDILLNIEAITHKGEVIMLNHQDINFTYRRSNLPKDLIITKAVFRAPLGNKDKITAKMAEINAKRTATQPIKERTSGSTFINPAPHKAWELIDQSGLRGYRIGDAGISTLHCNFMINHGNASAQDLEALGEFVRKTVLTKTGILLEWEIERRGKV
- a CDS encoding Fe-S cluster assembly protein IscX, whose amino-acid sequence is MLIDNEEIAEFLEDNYPEEDISPIKLSYLEEMIRSLSELEDEEIQLSKEILQEIKETWLALRERS